CCCATGACACCGAGTGCGCGCTGAGCATCCTGGTGGAGCTGCTGAACACGGCGCCGGGGGCGTGCGGCAGCGAGCTGCTGCCCGACGTGGCGGCGCTGAGCGCGTTCGTGGTCCGGCAGGAGATCAGCGAGATCGACTCGCTCGGTCCGGCGGACCTGGCCGCGGTGCACGAGCTGCGCACCCGGCTGCGCGAGGTGTTCTCGGCCGGGTCGGTCGAGCGGGCCGCGGAGCTGGTGAACGCGGTGGTCGCGGAGGCCGGCACCACGCCCCGGCTGACCAACCACGACCACCACGGCTGGCACATCCACTACTTCGCCCCGCACGCCGCGATCGGCCGCCACCTGGCCGCCGAGCTCGGCATGGCGCTGGCGTTCATCGTGATGGCCGGTGAGCTGGAGCGGCTGCGCCGCTGCGAGGCGCCGGGCTGCGCCCGGGTGTTCGTCGACCTGTCGCGCAACCGTTCGCGCCGCTACTGCGACAGCCGCACCTGCGGCAACCGGCTGCACGTCGCCGCGTACCGGGCCCGGCAGCGCTCGGCGGAGGCGGTGCCGGCCCCGGGCCGCTGAGGCGGGGCGCCGGGCCGCGGGCCGTCGGCGGGGCGCCGCCGACCTGGGAGACTTGGCGGCATGAGTGATTCCTCGCTGCCCCGTGTCGAGTTCTGGTGCGACCTGCTGTGCCCCGACTGCCGTACCGCGCTGGACGACGTCCGGGCGCTGCGGGAGCGGTTCGGCGACGCGCTGACCGTCGAGCTGCGGCACTTCCCGCTGGAGAAGCACAAGCACGCGTACCCGGCGGCCGAGGCGGCGGCGGAGGCGTTCGAGCAGGGGCGCGGCTGGGAGTTCGCGGAGGCGGTGCTGGCCCGGCTGGAGGACGTCGAGCGGGGCGGGGCGCCGGTGCTGGTGGAGATCGCCGCCGCGGTGGGCGTCGACGCGGACGAGGTGGACACCGCGCTGGTCGACGGGCGGCACATGCTGTGGGTGGACGCGGACGTGGCCGAGGGGCGGGCGATCGGGGTGACCGGCACGCCGACGTACGTGGTGGCGGGGAAGCGGCTGGACGGCGGGAAGTCGCAGGACGGGCTGCGGGAGCGGATCGTCGAGCTGCTGAACGGCTGAGCCGCCCCCGGCGCGGACGGGGTGGCGGGCCGGGTCGCGGGCCGGGTCGGCGGGGTCAGAGCGGTTTGCCGAGCAGGTGCCGGGTGGTCCGGTAGCCGAGCGACTCGTACAGGCCGATCGCCACCGCGTTGTCGCGGAACACGTTCAGGCCGAGGTGGCGGACGCCGGCCCGCAGGCACTCGCGTTCGGCGATCCGCATCAGGGTGCGGCCGTGGCCCCGGCCGCGGTGTTCGGGGGCGACCTCGACCAGCATGACCCAGGCGAGCGGGCTGCCGT
The window above is part of the Kitasatospora sp. NA04385 genome. Proteins encoded here:
- a CDS encoding CGNR zinc finger domain-containing protein; the encoded protein is MLITHDTECALSILVELLNTAPGACGSELLPDVAALSAFVVRQEISEIDSLGPADLAAVHELRTRLREVFSAGSVERAAELVNAVVAEAGTTPRLTNHDHHGWHIHYFAPHAAIGRHLAAELGMALAFIVMAGELERLRRCEAPGCARVFVDLSRNRSRRYCDSRTCGNRLHVAAYRARQRSAEAVPAPGR
- a CDS encoding DsbA family protein, with translation MSDSSLPRVEFWCDLLCPDCRTALDDVRALRERFGDALTVELRHFPLEKHKHAYPAAEAAAEAFEQGRGWEFAEAVLARLEDVERGGAPVLVEIAAAVGVDADEVDTALVDGRHMLWVDADVAEGRAIGVTGTPTYVVAGKRLDGGKSQDGLRERIVELLNG